CCTTCGCCGATCTCGCGGCGGCGGTCTCCGCGGTGCTGGCCGTGCTGTTCGTCCGGCGGCTGACGGCGATGCAGACCGACCGGATCCGCACCCTGACGGCGGTCCCGTACCCCGTCGGTCTGCCGGTCTGAGGCGGGGCCCACCGGCCCGGAGGCGGCCGGTGGGGAGCTCTGGGATCCTGGCCGGGGAGCCCCACGCGGAGCGAGGTGCGACATGTCCGGAGAGTTCGAGGCCAGCGTCGAGGTCGACCGCCCGGTGGAGGAGGTCTTCGCGTACCTCGCGGACGGCCGGCACGACCCCGAGTTCAGCCCCCGGGTCCAGGAGATCCGCAGGACGCCGGACGGTCCCACCGCCGTCGGCACGCTGTTCCGCAGCACGGTGAAGGACGCGGGGATGAAGACCTCCCGCGAGTTCCGGATCACCCGGCTGGAGGCGCCGCGGACGGTGCGGTGGACCGAGCAGAGCCACAACCTCATCACCGCCGAGGGCGGCTACGACCTGGAGCCGCTGCCCAACGGGCACACCCGGGTCCGGGTGTTCAACGTGCTGGAGGGCCACGGCCTCGGGAAGCTCCTGGTCAAGCCGGCCGTGCACGCCGCCCGTAAGGACGCGCCCGCGTTCGGCCGGCGGATCAAGGAGGCCGTCGAGCGGTCCTGAGCGCCGCCGGTCCTCGGCGCCGCCCGTCCTCGGCGCCGCGTGGACGGACCCGGGCTCAGGCCGCTTCGGTGGTCCGGTCCGGTCCGCCACAGCAGCGGCAGGGCCAGGGCGGCGAGCACGGCGGGCAGGCCGGCCACGGCCATCGCCCGGCCGGTGCCGACGGCCTGGACCTGCCGGTAGGCGGCTTCCAGGGCCTGGGCGGTGGACGGGTCCACCACGGAGAGGATCCGGTCGGCCGGCTCGGAGTCGGTGACGGCGTTGCCCAGCTGCTGCGCGTCGGCCTCGGACAGTCCGGCGGCCTTGGCCCGGTTCACCGCCTGGTCGCTCTCCACCGCCTGCTGCACGGCGACCATCACCGCGACGCCGAAGGCGCCACCGAGGATGCTGCATGCCCGAGGCGGTGCCCGCCGGCTCCTCGGGCGGCCCGGCCGGCCGGGCTCTCCATCGCCGGCATCTTCCTCCGGTCCGCCCGGGGATCCGAACGAAACCGCCTAACCGAGTGCCGGAGGGTGCTCGGCCGGACGGCGTCCCCAGGCCGAGATCAGCGGCGCGAGTGTCAGGTCGAGTTCTCCCGCGTGGATGGCGGCCAGGTGCGCGTCGATCTCGGCGTCATCGGTCAGGCCGGCCGCGAGCAGCTCGCCGCGGACGTGCCGGATGGTCGCCGCCTCCAGCCGGTCGCAGGCCGGCCCGCCGACCGGGAAGGAGCCCGCCGCGGCGACATCCACCAAGCCGGCCTCACGCAAGGCCCGCGGCAGTGTCCGGCCGTAGCGCAGGTCCGCGCCGCGGCGCGCCAGCAGCTCCCGGACCGCGTCGCGCAGCCGGTTGGCCCGCCGCTGCGCGGGGCCGCTCTCGTCCAGGCATGCCAGTGGCTGCAGAGCGGTGTCGGCGTCCTCGACCAGCAGCCAGCCGCCGGGCCGTAGCGCTGCCGCCATCGTGGCCAACGCGCGAGCCCGGTCGGGTACATGGACCAGCACGAGCCGGGCGTGCACCAGATCGAACGTCCCCGGCTCCGGGGGCGGATCAGCGGCGACGTCGTGCCGGCGCACCTCGTACCCGTCGCCTGCCTTCAGCCACGACGGGTCGATGTCCGTGGCCAGCACGTGCCCGGTCGGACCGACGGCCGCCGCGAGCGCCTCCGGGATACCGGGGCCGCCGGCCCCCACTTCCCAGCACCGCGAGCCGGCCCCGACCCCCAGTCGATCGAAGTGCCCGCGCGTCACACCGTCGAACAGCTCGGCCAGCCAGACGAATCGCTCGCCCGCCTCGGCGCGCGCGTTGTCCAGCAGGTACCCGCAGGCGGGAGCGGACTCTCCGCCGAGCGCGGTAGTCCCGTCGATCGGATCCCGGCCGGCGTCATGCGGCGGGCGAGGCAAGGAGGTCATGTCTCCAGGGTCAGCCTTCCCGGGCACCAGCGCTACGACGACGGGAGAGGGATGTCTCACACCGCCGGCGAACGCCGGCTGAGACCACACACCGACGCTGTCCCACTTTTAAGGCGTGTCCGTTTGATGGGCTGAGTAGTTGATCTGACGTTTCTGTCCTGCTGGTGGTCAGTGATGCGATGTGAGGCCGGATCGAGCCGTTGGTGCCGGCCTGTCCGGTCCGGTGGTGGCGGTGGTGGGCCGACCATCGGCGCACGCTGGAGGCGATCGCGTGGAAGTACCGCACCTGCTCGCCCTGGCGTGGCGTTCCGGAAGGGCTCGGACTCGTTCAGGACCGCGCAAGAGGTTGCTGTGGTGGGCGGTCCGTTGACACGCTCGGCGGCATACTGAGGGGATGAACTTCGGGGTGGGGTCTGGCGGGAGCAACTGGGGTCGCGGGGTACTGCGGGAGCTGCTGAGGCAGACGGCGGAGGTGGGCGGGGTCGTCCTGCACGAGTCGGACGATGAGTGGGGGTCCCTAGCGAAGTACGTCGACGCGGGGCTCGGTCGGCGGGTGACGGTGTATCCGCCCGACGAGCAGCACCGGGCCTTCCGGGTGGTCCTCGCAAGCGACCTTCCGAGTAACTTCCCGCGCCTGGCCGGCGGGTGGACCGCCGATCCGGCCGAGGTGGTCAGGGCGGTGGTGGCCTGGACCGGCGGAGCGGGGCTCGAGGAGACCAAGGCGCAGGCCCCGTGCATCGAATTTCGGCCATGGGCTCTCGTGCACGAGCGGGAGCCGTTCGGCGGGGTTGAGTTGGAGTGGCACCTCCAGTTGGACCGCATCCACTTTCCGCCGGGCGACCGGGACCTACGCACGCATGCGTTGCTGGCCGCGGCGTACGCCCAGCCGGTGCTCCGCCGGCTGACACCTGCGACCAGCATGATGAACGTCTGGTTCTCCACCAGTGTCAGGGCGAACTGGAAGACACATGTCGGGCACATCCTGTGGGTGCACGAAAAGGGGGTCTACGGGGTACACAACGGGAGCGAGGTGATCGCGCGCTTCGAGACGGCGGAGGAGGCCGTCGCCCTTGTGGTGGCCACCCTGCCGGAGGGGATCGGGCTGGCACGTTAAGGGTGATCGGTCACAGGCCAGGGCACGCTCCAGGCGAGGCAGGGCCTACGGACTCTCCTTGGTCATCTGCGGAGCCACATGAGGATGGCTGCGAGGTGGAGTGCGGCCTGGTAGGCGATGGCGAGTTCGTCGGTGCGCATGGCCAGGCCGCGCCGCTGCTTCAGGCGGCTGATGCACCGCTCGAC
The window above is part of the Kitasatospora sp. HUAS MG31 genome. Proteins encoded here:
- a CDS encoding SRPBCC family protein; this encodes MSGEFEASVEVDRPVEEVFAYLADGRHDPEFSPRVQEIRRTPDGPTAVGTLFRSTVKDAGMKTSREFRITRLEAPRTVRWTEQSHNLITAEGGYDLEPLPNGHTRVRVFNVLEGHGLGKLLVKPAVHAARKDAPAFGRRIKEAVERS
- a CDS encoding methyltransferase domain-containing protein, whose translation is MTSLPRPPHDAGRDPIDGTTALGGESAPACGYLLDNARAEAGERFVWLAELFDGVTRGHFDRLGVGAGSRCWEVGAGGPGIPEALAAAVGPTGHVLATDIDPSWLKAGDGYEVRRHDVAADPPPEPGTFDLVHARLVLVHVPDRARALATMAAALRPGGWLLVEDADTALQPLACLDESGPAQRRANRLRDAVRELLARRGADLRYGRTLPRALREAGLVDVAAAGSFPVGGPACDRLEAATIRHVRGELLAAGLTDDAEIDAHLAAIHAGELDLTLAPLISAWGRRPAEHPPALG
- a CDS encoding DUF6193 family natural product biosynthesis protein; the encoded protein is MNFGVGSGGSNWGRGVLRELLRQTAEVGGVVLHESDDEWGSLAKYVDAGLGRRVTVYPPDEQHRAFRVVLASDLPSNFPRLAGGWTADPAEVVRAVVAWTGGAGLEETKAQAPCIEFRPWALVHEREPFGGVELEWHLQLDRIHFPPGDRDLRTHALLAAAYAQPVLRRLTPATSMMNVWFSTSVRANWKTHVGHILWVHEKGVYGVHNGSEVIARFETAEEAVALVVATLPEGIGLAR